One window of Methanomassiliicoccales archaeon genomic DNA carries:
- a CDS encoding Glu/Leu/Phe/Val dehydrogenase, with protein MTGTSLYLNAVKHVEKVGAMLDMDQFMVERLKKPQLVLECNFPVRMDDGKERMFSGYRVQHSTARGPAKGGIRYHPGVTLDEVKALAMWMTWKCAVVQVPFGGAKGGVACDPKALSQGELERLTRRYTMEIFPIIGPNRDIPAPDVGTDAQVMSWVLDAYAKLTGDRSGAVVTGKPLELGGSQGREEATSRGIMEVATAGAEEHGIRMKGARVAVQGFGNVGWNTARLLHQERECRIVALSDSRGGIFAEEGLDPLKVREHKDRTGSLQGFPGARDVSNAELLRLECDMLVPAAMENAIDRQEAEALQARMVVEGANGPTTPAADVILFERRIPVLPDILANAGGVTVSYFEWHQDRQQKFCSIEEVRSRLSIMMTMAYRDVSSMAREKAVDMRTAANMIALKNVASSMARP; from the coding sequence ATGACCGGAACGTCCCTTTACCTGAACGCGGTGAAGCACGTGGAGAAGGTGGGCGCCATGCTGGACATGGACCAGTTCATGGTCGAAAGGCTAAAAAAACCGCAGCTGGTGCTAGAATGCAACTTCCCGGTGCGCATGGACGACGGAAAGGAACGTATGTTCAGCGGATACCGCGTGCAGCACAGCACGGCCAGGGGGCCGGCGAAGGGCGGCATACGCTACCATCCCGGGGTCACCCTGGACGAGGTCAAGGCCCTGGCCATGTGGATGACCTGGAAGTGCGCCGTGGTCCAGGTGCCGTTCGGCGGGGCCAAGGGCGGCGTGGCCTGCGACCCCAAAGCGCTCAGTCAGGGGGAACTGGAACGGCTGACCAGGAGATACACGATGGAGATATTCCCTATCATCGGCCCGAACAGGGACATCCCCGCGCCGGACGTAGGCACCGACGCCCAGGTCATGTCCTGGGTCCTGGACGCCTACGCGAAGCTGACCGGGGACCGCTCCGGAGCCGTGGTCACCGGCAAGCCCTTGGAGCTGGGCGGCTCCCAGGGGAGGGAGGAGGCCACCTCGCGCGGGATCATGGAGGTGGCCACCGCCGGAGCGGAGGAGCACGGCATCCGCATGAAGGGTGCCAGGGTGGCGGTGCAGGGCTTCGGGAACGTGGGCTGGAACACCGCCCGGCTGCTCCACCAGGAACGCGAATGCCGCATCGTGGCCCTCAGCGACTCCCGCGGAGGGATATTCGCCGAAGAGGGCCTGGACCCCCTGAAGGTGCGCGAGCACAAGGACCGCACCGGCTCCCTCCAGGGTTTCCCGGGCGCCAGGGACGTCAGCAACGCCGAGCTCCTTCGGTTGGAGTGCGACATGCTGGTGCCGGCGGCCATGGAGAACGCCATCGACCGCCAGGAGGCCGAGGCCTTGCAGGCCCGCATGGTCGTCGAGGGGGCCAACGGGCCCACCACCCCCGCCGCGGACGTGATTCTCTTCGAACGCCGGATACCGGTCCTGCCCGACATACTGGCCAACGCCGGCGGCGTGACCGTCAGCTACTTTGAGTGGCATCAGGACCGTCAACAGAAGTTCTGCAGCATCGAGGAGGTCCGGTCGCGCCTGTCGATCATGATGACCATGGCCTACCGCGACGTATCGTCGATGGCCAGGGAGAAGGCGGTGGACATGCGCACCGCGGCCAACATGATCGCCCTGAAGAACGTGGCCAGTTCCATGGCGCGCCCTTGA
- the albA gene encoding DNA-binding protein Alba gives MSEGQLIYIGQKPTMNYVLVTVSKLNGGEVPIIIKARGKNISKAVDVALIVKDRYVKNAKLERIEINTEVLPGQDSKPLNVSSIEISLQKG, from the coding sequence ATGAGCGAAGGCCAATTGATCTACATAGGCCAGAAGCCGACCATGAACTACGTGCTGGTCACGGTATCCAAGCTTAACGGCGGGGAAGTACCGATAATCATCAAGGCCCGGGGCAAGAACATCAGCAAGGCGGTGGACGTCGCACTGATCGTCAAGGACCGGTATGTGAAGAACGCCAAACTGGAAAGGATCGAGATAAACACCGAGGTGCTGCCCGGCCAGGACAGTAAACCGCTGAACGTCTCCTCCATCGAGATATCATTGCAGAAGGGTTAG
- a CDS encoding DUF835 domain-containing protein → MSKDYADGYLKGYEDGLREALDELLSMTCRRNYNATEIQLLAKNQKNGIPKKLAQRRKQIQRELGVDLDQKEEGKPTPRGEAGPGKTVLLKGEANAEALEAFRDLVREGWDGLCISRTCPKDVRQYVGKECSVLWLTKADPQAGDLDREEYLQPTETAKMQTSIRNFLAKNKGKPSVILLDGMTYIVTNTDFRSFLKIAQKLKDDVFQAQSLLLLPYEPSNMAENEVSLLINEMS, encoded by the coding sequence TTGAGCAAGGATTATGCCGACGGGTACCTGAAGGGCTACGAGGATGGCCTCAGGGAAGCTCTGGACGAGCTGCTCAGCATGACCTGTCGCCGGAACTACAACGCCACGGAGATCCAGCTGCTGGCCAAGAACCAGAAGAACGGCATCCCCAAAAAGCTGGCCCAGCGACGCAAGCAGATACAACGGGAACTGGGCGTGGATCTGGACCAGAAGGAGGAGGGGAAACCGACACCCCGTGGGGAGGCCGGGCCGGGAAAGACGGTGCTGCTCAAGGGGGAGGCCAACGCCGAGGCCCTCGAGGCCTTCCGCGACCTGGTCCGGGAGGGCTGGGACGGGCTGTGCATTTCCCGCACGTGCCCTAAGGACGTGCGTCAGTACGTCGGTAAAGAATGCTCCGTGCTGTGGCTGACCAAGGCCGACCCGCAGGCCGGGGACCTGGACCGTGAGGAGTACCTGCAGCCCACGGAGACGGCCAAGATGCAGACCAGCATACGGAACTTCCTGGCCAAGAACAAGGGCAAACCGTCCGTCATCCTCTTGGACGGGATGACCTACATCGTCACCAACACCGACTTCCGTTCCTTCCTGAAGATCGCCCAGAAGCTGAAGGACGACGTCTTCCAGGCCCAGTCCTTGCTGCTTCTGCCCTACGAGCCCAGCAACATGGCGGAGAACGAGGTCAGCCTGCTCATCAACGAGATGTCCTAA
- a CDS encoding class I SAM-dependent methyltransferase family protein, with protein sequence MRAIEVPKREADGVKDHLNRLRSLDLNWKPGRKGDMVLLPLQDENPFPQYPVVDVELEAQDRHRPPQERIAERLDLPPALKALLPERYERLGHVLIIQLPEELLPYTREVAKAYATVLKARTVLLEKGIIKGVERRPDVELVYGKETETTHLESGILYRLDPSKVMFSSGNFDEKQRMGRLDCRGETVVDMFAGIGYFTLPIAVKARADRVIACEINPVAADYLRTNARLNGVEERITVFDGDNRDLPGERLADRVVMGYVNVTWQFLPKAFSLVKKGGIIHYQDTCSIDRIPQGLLENLKEGCGGRPFEVLGVREVKAYAPSISHMVVDVRVL encoded by the coding sequence ATGAGAGCGATAGAGGTCCCCAAGCGGGAGGCCGACGGGGTCAAGGACCACCTGAACCGTCTGCGGTCCCTCGACCTCAACTGGAAACCGGGTAGGAAAGGGGACATGGTGCTGCTCCCTTTGCAGGACGAGAACCCCTTCCCGCAATATCCGGTGGTGGACGTTGAGCTGGAGGCCCAGGACCGCCACCGGCCGCCCCAGGAGCGCATCGCCGAACGACTGGACCTGCCACCGGCTCTTAAAGCGCTGCTGCCGGAGAGATATGAGAGGCTGGGGCACGTGCTGATCATCCAGCTCCCGGAGGAGCTGCTCCCTTACACGCGGGAGGTGGCCAAGGCCTACGCCACGGTCCTCAAGGCCAGGACCGTGCTGCTGGAGAAGGGGATAATCAAGGGCGTGGAGCGGCGGCCGGACGTGGAGCTGGTCTATGGGAAGGAGACGGAGACCACGCATCTGGAGTCCGGGATCCTGTACCGGTTGGACCCCAGCAAGGTCATGTTCTCCTCCGGCAACTTCGATGAGAAGCAGCGGATGGGGAGGCTGGACTGTCGCGGCGAGACGGTGGTGGACATGTTCGCCGGCATAGGCTACTTCACCTTACCCATAGCGGTGAAGGCCAGGGCAGACCGGGTCATCGCCTGCGAGATAAATCCCGTGGCCGCGGACTACCTGCGCACCAACGCCCGCTTGAACGGGGTGGAGGAGCGCATCACCGTATTCGATGGGGACAACCGGGACCTTCCCGGGGAGCGCCTCGCCGACCGGGTGGTGATGGGCTACGTCAACGTCACCTGGCAGTTCCTGCCCAAGGCCTTCTCCCTGGTCAAGAAGGGCGGCATCATCCATTACCAGGACACCTGTTCGATAGACCGCATCCCCCAAGGCCTCTTGGAGAACCTGAAGGAAGGTTGCGGCGGAAGGCCCTTCGAGGTGCTGGGGGTGAGGGAGGTCAAAGCGTACGCCCCGTCCATCTCCCACATGGTGGTGGACGTCAGGGTGCTCTGA
- a CDS encoding NAD(P)/FAD-dependent oxidoreductase: MRCDVLVVGGGPVGCTAASVLAPALDTVVVEEHPCIGEPVQCAGLVTPRVVDLASAWDTVINRIDGAYVHFPGGRTLILQGSEVKAVVVRRGDFDRRCAFLAEKTGARVLTSKRCLSVRRDADGLVADIEEGEEVRCRALVAADGYRSKVAKQLGLGEPRDLLRGIEADLRVRMEDQGKVNVYLGRDVAPGFFAWAIPCGDLTRVGLCVTPGGGTPQSYLERLLERQGWAGAVRERTYSGAIPLGHLERTYAERVLLAGDAAGMTKPLSGGGLYTGMTAGRMAAETLIEAFRQDDLSAQNLSSYEERWKGEFGSELRNSFRVRRVFVKMTDRDFDKAGSKFDREKVRGVLATGDIDFPTALARPLLKKAPSLLSLSPMLILRLMRR, from the coding sequence ATGCGCTGCGACGTGCTGGTCGTCGGCGGCGGCCCGGTGGGCTGCACTGCCGCCTCCGTTCTGGCCCCCGCCCTCGATACGGTGGTGGTGGAGGAGCATCCCTGCATAGGCGAGCCGGTGCAGTGCGCCGGCCTGGTGACACCCAGGGTCGTGGACCTGGCCTCGGCCTGGGACACTGTGATCAATCGCATCGACGGCGCCTATGTGCATTTCCCCGGAGGAAGGACGCTTATCCTTCAGGGCAGCGAGGTCAAGGCCGTGGTGGTGCGCCGGGGCGACTTTGACCGCCGCTGCGCCTTCCTGGCCGAGAAGACAGGGGCGCGGGTGCTGACCTCCAAGCGCTGCTTGTCCGTTCGCAGGGACGCCGACGGGCTGGTCGCCGATATAGAGGAGGGTGAGGAGGTCCGTTGCCGTGCGCTCGTCGCTGCCGACGGATACCGGTCCAAGGTGGCCAAGCAGCTCGGTCTAGGCGAACCCAGGGACCTATTGCGGGGCATCGAAGCGGACCTCCGTGTGAGGATGGAGGACCAGGGCAAGGTGAATGTTTACTTGGGTAGGGACGTGGCCCCGGGCTTCTTCGCCTGGGCCATCCCCTGCGGTGACCTGACCCGGGTGGGACTGTGTGTCACCCCGGGGGGCGGGACCCCGCAGTCCTACCTCGAAAGGCTGCTGGAGAGACAGGGATGGGCCGGAGCGGTAAGGGAGCGCACCTATTCCGGAGCCATCCCCCTGGGCCATCTGGAAAGGACGTACGCCGAGCGGGTACTGCTGGCCGGCGACGCCGCGGGGATGACCAAGCCGCTCAGCGGCGGCGGTCTTTACACTGGCATGACCGCAGGGCGGATGGCCGCCGAGACGCTCATCGAGGCCTTCCGCCAGGACGACCTGTCTGCCCAGAATTTGTCCAGTTACGAAGAGAGGTGGAAGGGGGAGTTCGGCAGCGAGCTGCGGAACTCGTTCCGGGTGCGCCGGGTGTTCGTCAAGATGACCGACCGGGACTTCGACAAGGCCGGAAGCAAGTTCGACCGGGAAAAGGTGCGCGGGGTCCTGGCCACCGGGGACATCGACTTTCCCACCGCACTAGCACGGCCGTTGCTGAAGAAAGCCCCCTCGCTCCTGTCCTTGTCCCCGATGCTGATCCTGCGCCTGATGAGGCGGTGA
- the fsa gene encoding fructose-6-phosphate aldolase: MKIFIDTANIEQIKEVNSWGILDGVTTNPSLIAKEKKDFATIVNEICEVVDGPISVEVISLKSQEMYEEGMKLAAVNDNIVIKVPMTEEGLKATNMLSKEGVSVNMTLIFSANQALLAAKAGARYVSPFVGRLDDVGQDGMDLVSEIMDILDNYDFDTEVIVASVRDPIHVTEAARMGAHIATIPFDVLKKMFKHPLTDIGIERFLKDWEKVKSGK, from the coding sequence ATGAAGATATTCATCGACACCGCCAACATAGAACAGATCAAGGAGGTCAACTCCTGGGGCATATTGGATGGCGTAACGACCAATCCCAGCTTGATCGCCAAGGAGAAGAAGGACTTCGCCACCATCGTCAACGAGATCTGCGAGGTGGTCGACGGACCGATAAGCGTGGAGGTCATCAGCCTCAAGTCGCAGGAGATGTACGAAGAGGGCATGAAACTGGCCGCGGTCAATGACAACATCGTGATCAAGGTGCCCATGACCGAGGAGGGCCTGAAGGCCACCAACATGCTGTCCAAGGAGGGCGTGTCCGTGAACATGACTCTCATCTTCTCGGCCAATCAAGCGTTGCTGGCGGCCAAGGCGGGCGCCCGCTACGTCTCGCCCTTCGTGGGAAGGCTGGACGATGTAGGGCAGGACGGCATGGACCTCGTCTCGGAGATCATGGACATCCTGGACAACTACGATTTCGACACCGAGGTCATCGTGGCCAGCGTGCGCGACCCCATCCACGTGACCGAGGCGGCGCGCATGGGCGCCCACATCGCCACCATCCCCTTCGACGTGCTCAAGAAGATGTTCAAGCACCCCCTGACGGACATCGGCATCGAGCGCTTCCTGAAGGACTGGGAGAAGGTCAAGAGCGGCAAGTAG
- a CDS encoding transketolase family protein: MSWAMESQRKNYGKALVELGKVREDVVVLDADLSGSTRTVEFAKAYPKRFFNCGIAEQNMMGTAAGLAVGGMTVFASTFAVFATGRAYDQIRQSIAYPDLNVKIVASHAGITVGGDGASHQTMEDIALMNAIPNMTVVVPADGPETYKAVMAIAERRGPAYLRMGRSDIPIITSNADKFQIGKASVMRDGTDVALVGTGQMVASCLLAAESLKAKGVSARVINLSTIKPLDVHTLVKAAKDCGAVVTAEEHNIVSGVGTLVAAALAEAYPVPMERVAMQDVFGQSGESEELMREYGLSDKEVAAAAIKVMERKK, encoded by the coding sequence ATGAGCTGGGCCATGGAATCACAGCGCAAGAACTACGGCAAGGCGCTGGTCGAACTGGGCAAGGTCCGCGAGGACGTGGTGGTCCTGGACGCCGATCTTTCCGGTTCCACCCGCACCGTGGAGTTCGCCAAGGCGTACCCGAAGCGCTTCTTCAACTGCGGCATCGCCGAGCAGAACATGATGGGCACCGCCGCCGGTCTGGCCGTGGGAGGCATGACCGTCTTCGCCTCCACCTTCGCCGTCTTCGCTACGGGACGCGCGTACGACCAAATCAGGCAGTCCATTGCCTACCCCGACCTGAACGTCAAGATCGTGGCGTCGCACGCCGGCATCACCGTGGGGGGCGACGGGGCCTCGCATCAGACCATGGAGGACATCGCTCTTATGAACGCCATCCCCAACATGACCGTGGTGGTCCCGGCCGACGGGCCGGAGACCTATAAGGCCGTCATGGCCATCGCCGAGAGGCGCGGCCCGGCCTACCTGCGCATGGGTCGCAGCGACATACCTATCATAACCTCGAATGCTGACAAGTTCCAGATCGGCAAGGCCTCGGTGATGCGCGACGGGACGGACGTGGCCCTGGTGGGCACTGGCCAGATGGTCGCATCGTGCCTTCTGGCAGCCGAATCACTGAAGGCCAAGGGCGTATCCGCCCGGGTCATCAACCTCAGCACCATCAAACCTCTGGACGTCCATACCCTGGTCAAGGCGGCCAAGGACTGCGGGGCTGTGGTCACCGCCGAGGAGCATAACATCGTGTCCGGCGTCGGCACCCTGGTCGCCGCCGCCCTGGCGGAAGCGTACCCGGTACCAATGGAAAGGGTCGCGATGCAGGACGTGTTCGGACAGTCGGGCGAGAGCGAGGAGCTCATGCGCGAGTATGGGCTGAGCGACAAGGAGGTCGCCGCCGCGGCAATCAAGGTCATGGAGAGGAAAAAATGA
- a CDS encoding transketolase: MNQLNEKTVQRLEQKAVLLRRQVIKMIYAAGSGHPGGSLSSADIVTALFFEVMDHSPKRFKSADRDHFILSKGHAAPIYYAALAESGYFPTDELMTLRKLHSRLQGHPSRVKTPGVEMSTGSLGQGLSVANGLALALRLKGLDRKVYCLCGDGEMAEGQVWEAAMFAAHNHLDNVICIVDRNGLQIDGRTEDVMALEPLGDKWKAFGWHVLHMDGNDMWQVLDTFEETKKHRGTPTVIIAKTVKGKGVSFMENNVGFHGKAPNEKEYEQAMRELGGSA, encoded by the coding sequence TTGAACCAACTTAACGAAAAGACCGTCCAGCGGCTGGAGCAGAAAGCCGTATTGCTGCGCCGCCAGGTCATCAAGATGATATACGCTGCGGGTTCTGGCCATCCCGGCGGGTCCTTATCCTCCGCCGACATCGTGACCGCCCTGTTCTTTGAGGTCATGGACCATTCGCCGAAGCGCTTCAAGTCCGCGGACCGCGACCATTTCATATTATCCAAGGGGCACGCCGCCCCCATATACTACGCCGCCCTGGCCGAGAGCGGTTACTTTCCCACGGACGAGCTCATGACCTTGCGCAAGCTGCACTCTCGCCTGCAGGGGCACCCCTCGCGGGTGAAGACCCCCGGCGTGGAGATGTCCACCGGGTCTCTCGGACAAGGATTGAGCGTGGCCAACGGTCTGGCCCTGGCCCTGCGGTTGAAGGGACTGGACCGCAAGGTCTACTGCCTTTGCGGCGACGGGGAGATGGCCGAGGGGCAGGTCTGGGAGGCGGCCATGTTCGCCGCGCACAATCACCTGGATAACGTGATCTGCATCGTCGACCGCAACGGGCTGCAGATCGACGGCCGGACGGAGGACGTCATGGCCCTCGAACCCCTGGGCGACAAATGGAAGGCCTTCGGTTGGCACGTGCTGCACATGGACGGCAACGATATGTGGCAGGTGCTGGACACGTTCGAGGAGACCAAGAAGCACCGCGGAACGCCGACGGTCATCATCGCCAAGACCGTCAAGGGCAAGGGCGTCTCCTTCATGGAGAACAACGTAGGCTTCCACGGCAAGGCACCGAACGAGAAGGAGTATGAGCAGGCCATGCGGGAACTGGGGGGATCGGCATGA
- a CDS encoding HD domain-containing protein — MAFEVPVQDNPRLVKMLERINADEELKALWKVSNINAIDRLGFSDHGSTHVRIVARNALKMLRLLVEDGHQPGVVKDYALSMEDAEVVVVLASALHDIGLSVHRENHDEFSIMLSGPIMHRLLKDLYQEPTLTYMVAEAQHAMISHHEGFVPYTIEGGVVRVADALDMEKGRARIPFASGSVNIHSVSALAIDKVKVTKGKERPILIEINMNNSAGIFQIDELLKEKIALSGLQDLINVEVRVPEAENRIVKGLRL, encoded by the coding sequence ATGGCTTTCGAGGTCCCGGTACAGGACAATCCCCGCCTGGTCAAGATGCTGGAGCGCATCAACGCCGACGAGGAGCTCAAGGCATTGTGGAAGGTCTCCAACATCAACGCCATCGACCGCTTGGGGTTCAGCGACCACGGCTCCACCCACGTGCGCATCGTAGCCCGCAACGCCCTCAAGATGCTCCGTCTCCTGGTGGAGGACGGGCACCAGCCGGGGGTGGTGAAGGACTACGCCCTGAGCATGGAGGACGCGGAGGTGGTGGTCGTCCTGGCCTCGGCCCTGCACGACATCGGGCTCTCGGTGCACCGGGAGAACCACGACGAGTTCTCCATCATGCTCTCCGGTCCCATCATGCACCGGCTGCTGAAGGACCTGTACCAGGAGCCCACGCTGACTTACATGGTGGCCGAGGCGCAGCACGCCATGATCTCGCACCACGAGGGCTTCGTCCCCTACACCATCGAAGGCGGCGTGGTCCGCGTGGCCGACGCCCTGGACATGGAAAAGGGAAGGGCGCGCATACCGTTCGCCAGCGGTAGCGTGAACATCCATTCCGTGAGCGCTTTGGCCATCGATAAGGTCAAGGTGACCAAGGGAAAGGAGCGCCCCATTCTCATCGAGATCAACATGAACAACTCGGCGGGGATCTTCCAGATAGACGAGCTGTTGAAGGAAAAGATAGCCCTCTCCGGCCTGCAGGACCTCATCAACGTGGAGGTCCGGGTGCCGGAGGCGGAAAACCGGATAGTGAAGGGGCTGCGCCTCTAA
- the pcn gene encoding proliferating cell nuclear antigen (pcna), with protein sequence MFQAKLRSETLKGVVDVVSTLIDEAKFKISENGIVLKAVDPAHVAMIDLFLGKEAFEQFSASEIDLGLDLDKLREVIRLSKSGDIIEMRQDEERGRLIIMVGNITRRMNLVSTEGMSDPKVPNLTLPARVTVAVDELQRGIKAAESISDHVALLVNTDGFEMISEGDTDSVSLKLPKALLVDLQCSESIRSLFPMDYFSNMIKAIPSGTNVNINLGNDLPVKLEFDISAGKGGVKYLLAPRIEND encoded by the coding sequence ATGTTTCAGGCCAAGTTAAGATCCGAAACCCTCAAGGGGGTCGTGGACGTCGTTTCCACGCTCATAGATGAGGCCAAGTTCAAGATAAGCGAGAATGGCATAGTTCTGAAAGCGGTCGACCCGGCCCATGTGGCCATGATCGACCTGTTCCTGGGCAAGGAGGCCTTCGAACAGTTCTCCGCCAGCGAGATCGACCTGGGACTGGACCTGGACAAGCTGAGGGAGGTCATACGCCTATCAAAGTCCGGGGACATCATCGAGATGCGTCAGGACGAGGAGCGCGGCCGCCTCATAATCATGGTGGGCAACATCACTCGCCGCATGAACCTGGTCAGCACCGAGGGCATGAGCGACCCCAAGGTCCCCAACCTGACCCTGCCGGCACGCGTGACCGTGGCCGTGGACGAGCTGCAGCGCGGCATCAAGGCCGCCGAGAGCATCTCCGATCACGTAGCACTATTGGTCAACACCGACGGCTTCGAGATGATATCCGAGGGCGACACCGACTCGGTCAGCCTGAAATTGCCCAAGGCCCTGCTGGTCGACCTGCAGTGCTCCGAGAGCATCCGATCCCTGTTCCCCATGGACTACTTCTCCAATATGATCAAGGCCATACCCAGCGGCACCAACGTCAACATAAACCTGGGCAACGACCTGCCGGTCAAGCTGGAGTTCGACATCTCCGCCGGAAAGGGCGGAGTGAAGTACCTGCTGGCGCCCAGGATCGAGAACGATTAG
- a CDS encoding transcription factor S has translation MFCPKCKSIMKPEKGSFKCRNPACNCEVTKNGEPVCFTTSGKEKEMTVIDGNAPTLPRTRIECPKCHNMEAFWVLRQTRAADEPETKIYRCVSCSHSWREY, from the coding sequence ATGTTCTGTCCAAAATGCAAAAGCATTATGAAGCCCGAGAAGGGCTCTTTCAAATGCAGGAACCCGGCGTGCAATTGCGAGGTGACCAAGAACGGGGAGCCTGTTTGTTTCACTACCAGCGGCAAGGAAAAGGAGATGACCGTCATCGACGGCAACGCCCCCACCCTGCCCCGGACCAGGATAGAATGCCCCAAGTGCCACAACATGGAGGCCTTCTGGGTGCTAAGGCAGACCCGGGCTGCGGATGAGCCGGAGACCAAGATCTACCGCTGCGTCTCCTGCAGCCATTCCTGGCGCGAGTACTGA
- a CDS encoding MBL fold metallo-hydrolase, whose protein sequence is MVGKLGLLVENQGTNIMFEYGMRLVKKEMPQFPMMPAADVEGVFITHSHLDHSGAVPLLVHNKDCSVYCNDLTMDIASLLFFDSMKIAKAEGYTDFPYKEPDVKHVWQNYQSFEIGETRSIAGLEVLAHSAGHIPGAQMYEIKGDSTTLFTGDIHTENTRLTYGAKPVKCDNLIIEATYAGRNHPPRLKSEALLVQKVREVVERGGTAIIPCFAVGRMQEVMLILKDQPYDMWVDGMGKTVNGFYTDHPDFLKDIRSFKAAKRKFNPVRTSSARDKARKGQVIITTSGMLDGGPVLHYLADQKDNAKSAVMLVGYQAEQSNGRMLLDKGMVETANETLKINCEVMTFDLSAHADHDELLKFIKGCQPEKVVLMHSDNREELAQDLEGDYEVLMPMCGDTFEL, encoded by the coding sequence ATGGTAGGCAAGCTGGGCTTGCTCGTGGAGAACCAGGGCACCAACATAATGTTCGAGTATGGGATGCGTCTGGTGAAGAAGGAGATGCCCCAGTTCCCTATGATGCCCGCCGCGGACGTGGAAGGTGTGTTCATAACCCACTCCCATCTGGACCACAGTGGAGCAGTGCCCTTACTAGTGCATAATAAGGACTGCAGCGTGTACTGCAATGATCTCACCATGGACATTGCGTCGCTGCTGTTCTTCGACTCCATGAAGATCGCCAAGGCCGAAGGGTACACTGATTTCCCCTACAAGGAACCGGACGTCAAGCACGTGTGGCAGAACTACCAGTCCTTCGAAATAGGCGAGACCCGCTCCATCGCAGGCCTGGAAGTACTGGCGCACTCCGCCGGACACATACCCGGGGCGCAGATGTACGAGATAAAGGGCGATTCGACCACGCTCTTCACCGGTGACATACACACCGAGAACACCCGCCTGACCTACGGCGCCAAGCCGGTCAAGTGCGACAACCTGATCATCGAGGCCACCTACGCCGGAAGGAACCATCCCCCGCGGCTGAAGAGCGAGGCCCTGCTGGTGCAGAAGGTGCGCGAGGTCGTGGAGCGCGGTGGCACGGCCATCATACCCTGCTTCGCCGTGGGGCGCATGCAGGAGGTAATGCTCATCCTGAAGGACCAGCCCTACGACATGTGGGTGGACGGCATGGGCAAGACGGTGAACGGCTTCTACACCGACCATCCCGATTTTCTCAAGGACATCAGGTCGTTCAAGGCGGCCAAGCGCAAGTTCAACCCGGTGCGTACGTCGTCGGCCAGGGACAAGGCCCGGAAGGGGCAGGTCATCATCACCACCAGCGGAATGCTGGACGGCGGGCCGGTCCTGCACTACCTGGCCGACCAGAAGGACAACGCCAAGAGCGCGGTCATGCTGGTGGGGTACCAGGCCGAACAATCCAACGGACGCATGCTGCTGGACAAGGGCATGGTGGAGACGGCCAACGAGACCCTCAAGATCAACTGCGAGGTCATGACCTTCGACCTTTCGGCGCACGCCGACCACGACGAACTGCTGAAGTTCATCAAGGGCTGCCAGCCGGAGAAGGTGGTGCTCATGCACTCCGACAACCGCGAAGAGCTGGCCCAGGACCTCGAAGGCGATTACGAGGTGCTCATGCCCATGTGCGGGGACACCTTCGAGCTCTGA